In the genome of Longimicrobium terrae, the window CGGGAACCCGCCCGGCGGTTAAAACCGCGCCTCGAAACACACGATGTCCGCCTGCGCGGACCGCGGCCACTGCCTCTGCGCACTCCCCGATGCTGTTGAAGCCCCGAACGGCGCGCGAATAGCGCCGTGTCGGGGGTTCCCGCGGTTTGAGCGGCGGATTTATCCGCTCTCGTTGGGGGAGGGTGGGCCGGTGGTGCCGGCCCGGGTGGGGGCCCGCCGTGGAGCACGCGCATTGCACGCGTGGCTGTCCCCGCGCCCCGTGCATAGATTCGCGGGCACCCCGCGAGCCCCGCATCGCGACCGCAACCCGCAGAACCAACATGGACTTCACCCCCAGCCCCCGGACGGAGCAGTACCTGGACGCCGTCCGGCGCTTCATGACGCAGCACATCGACCCGGTGGAGCCGCGCTTCTGGGCCGAGGTGCGCGCCGCCAACCCCGACGGCGACTGGCGAAAGTGGACCATCCATCCGCTCGTGGAGGAACTCAAGGCACGCGCGCGGTCCGAAGGGCTGTGGAACCTGTTTCTCCCCGACTCGGAACTCGGCGCGGGGCTCAGCACGCTGGAGTACGCGCCCGTCGCCGAGCAGATGGGGCGCAGCTTTCTGGCCCCGGAAGTCTTCAACTGCGCCGCGCCCGACACCGGCAACATGGAAGTGCTCTGGCGATACGGATCCGCCGAGCAGAGGGAGCGCTGGCTGGCGCCGCTCCTCGCCGGGGAGATCCGCTCCGTGTTCTGCATGACCGAGCCCGACACCGCCTCGTCCGACGCCACCAACCTGCGCGCGACGGCCGTGGTGGATGGCGATGAGATCGTGCTCAACGGCACCAAGTGGTGGTCCAGCGGCATCGGCGATCCGCGCGCCCGTGTCGCGATCTTCATGGCGCGCACGCCGGACGAGGCGGCGGACCGGCACCACCTGCACAGCATGGTGCTGGTGCCGCTGGACGCACCCGGCGTGGAAATCCGCCGCATGCTCCCCGTCTTCGGCAGCTACGACGCGCCGCACGGCCACGGCGAGGTGAGCTTCACGGACGTGCGGCTCCCGCTTTCCGCCGTCGTCGGCGCACCCGGGATGGGGTTCGAGATCGCGCAGGGACGGCTGGGCCCGGGGCGCATCCACCACTGCATGCGCTGCATCGGCGCGGCGGAGCGGGCGCTGGAACTGATGGTGGACCGCGGGATGAGCCGCACCGCGTTCGGCAAGCCGCTCATGAGCCTGGGCGGCAACCGCGAACGGCTGGCGGACGCGCGCATCGCCATCGACCAGGCGCGGCTGCTGACACTGTACGCCGCGTGGAAGCTGGACGCGGTCGGCGCGATGGCCGCCATGACAGAGATTTCCGCCATCAAGGTCGCCGCCCCCAACGTCCTTCAGCGGGTGGTGGATGACGCCATGCAGATCCACGGCGGCGCGGGGATGTCGGATGACACGCCGCTGGCGGGCTTCTTTGCGCAGGCGCGCAGCCTTCGCCTGGCGGACGGGCCCGACGAGGTGCACAAGGGCGTGATCGCGCGCATCGAACTGGCGAAGCGCGGCTTTGGCGGGAGACGGTCGTGAAGCGCGTCTTTGTCACCGGCGGCGCGAGCGGGCTGGGACGCGCGCTGGCGGAGCGGTACGCCGCGGACGGCTGGCGCGTGTGCATCGCCGACGTGCACGACGCGCGCGGGGCGGAAACGCTCGCGGCGCTCCGCAACTCCGGCGCGGAAGCGGAGTTCGTCCACTGCGACGTGACGCGCGAAGAGGACCTGATCGCCGCGCGCGACTTCGTGGAGGCGCGGTGGGGCGGCGTGGACGTGGTGATCAAC includes:
- a CDS encoding acyl-CoA dehydrogenase family protein, with translation MDFTPSPRTEQYLDAVRRFMTQHIDPVEPRFWAEVRAANPDGDWRKWTIHPLVEELKARARSEGLWNLFLPDSELGAGLSTLEYAPVAEQMGRSFLAPEVFNCAAPDTGNMEVLWRYGSAEQRERWLAPLLAGEIRSVFCMTEPDTASSDATNLRATAVVDGDEIVLNGTKWWSSGIGDPRARVAIFMARTPDEAADRHHLHSMVLVPLDAPGVEIRRMLPVFGSYDAPHGHGEVSFTDVRLPLSAVVGAPGMGFEIAQGRLGPGRIHHCMRCIGAAERALELMVDRGMSRTAFGKPLMSLGGNRERLADARIAIDQARLLTLYAAWKLDAVGAMAAMTEISAIKVAAPNVLQRVVDDAMQIHGGAGMSDDTPLAGFFAQARSLRLADGPDEVHKGVIARIELAKRGFGGRRS